One window from the genome of Dasypus novemcinctus isolate mDasNov1 chromosome 26, mDasNov1.1.hap2, whole genome shotgun sequence encodes:
- the LOC131276066 gene encoding uncharacterized protein isoform X3, translating into MTLTLLRGGNIQIHGPRKQARGCLLKPTTTHGLHLLRTMEAPMSTSLERNHPSLSVLLKTNTSHYLFHDHEVFTDYEQHLHLNFKMKSRGFTIHLKSCSKKMGQI; encoded by the exons ATGACCTTGACTTTACTAAG AGGCGGAAATATACAGATTCATGGCCCTAGGAAGCAGGCTCGGGGGTGTCTACTCAAACCAACCACAACACATGGCCTGCACTTGCTGAGGACCATGGAAGCTCCAATGTCTACATCCTTAG AAAGAAACCACCCTTCATTGAGTGTTTTACTGAAAACAAATACCAGCCACTATCTATTCCATGACCATGAAGTATTTACGGACTATGAGCAACATCTTcacctcaactttaaaatgaagagCCGAGGGTTCACC ATTCATCTCAAATCTTGTTCCAAGAAGATGGGTCAAATTTGA
- the LOC131276124 gene encoding NUT family member 2G-like translates to MSLDEGLQRAVQEWQQTSNFDRMIYYEMAAKFKEFEIEEDRQIQMLEEKNGFQCPPPPAPPNLHPQVPPGTMEGQKPVSNPKKSGPKAKVSRQRQRRQQRALKTKAPKEIPPEAVKEYTDLMDGLVGPLHSASEGEDGKSEEEGHGQQECDGIYADPDLLNYIHQLCAEEDFITKVEAVIHPRFLAELLSPGAHVDFLSLTEELQQEEGLTPTQLAEKRLLPLKDVEVLEAPPSYDKPELDRVPSTCKSSNGAESKAEHGQLLGIQVSTGALHWDGRADNSLDPPKDIAVSPRSQDDPQIIKKQMSYHHQHQRHSSLRFGSRDEVPLQETFPISTKSKPTDGSNEEEDEELPSLAFFLKLPHQLLPWGLVKSPLAHSGHHTSGIRRAHGESLSVSSLKRGHSQTPHPDAKSPNTALVEGPSSAGRKSHLIDDFGAPGRQMLVLGASQSSQSRKRRCDQHLDPRKKKPRCGV, encoded by the exons ATGAGCCTGGACGAGGGACTGCAGAGAGCCGTGCAGGAGTGGCAGCAAACAAGCAACTTTGATCGGATGATCTACTACGAGATGGCAGCAAA GTTCAAGGAGtttgaaattgaagaagacaGGCAGATTCAGATGTTGGAGGAGAAGAATGGTTTCCAGTgccctccacctccagcccctcCAAATCTTCATCCACAGGTGCCCCCAGGCACTATGGAAGGCCAGAAGCCAG TGTCCAATCCAAAAAAGTCAGGGCCCAAGGCCAAGGTTTCCAGGCAGAGGCAACGCAGACAGCAGCGGGCTCTGAAGACAAAGGCCCCCAAGGAGATCCCACCTGAAGCCGTAAAAGAGTACACTGACCTCATGGATGGGCTGGTGGGGCCTTTGCACTCAGCCTCCGAGGGGGAAGATGGAAAATCGGAAGAGGAAGGACATGGACAGCAGGAATGTGATGGAATCTATGCAGACCCGGATCTCCTCAACTACATCCACCAGCTGTGTGCAGAGGAAGACTTCATCACCAAG GTGGAGGCTGTCATTCACCCTCGATTCCTAGCAGAATTGCTTTCCCCAGGAGCACATGTAGACTTCTTGTCCCTAACAGAGGAGCTGCAGCAAGAGGAAGGACTCACGCCCACCCAG CTGGCTGAGAAGCGTCTGCTGCCCTTGAAAGATGTAGAGGTTTTGGAAGCACCTCCAAGTTATGATAAACCTGAACTGGACAGAGTTCCTTCCACATGCAAGTCTAGCAATGGTGCAGAGAGTAAAGCTGAGCATGGCCAACTTCTAGGGATTCAAGTTAGTACTGGTGCCCTACACTGGGAtggcagagcagacaacagcctgGATCCCCCTAAAGACATTGCTGTCTCTCCAAGGAGTCAAGACGATCCAcaaatcataaagaaacaaatgtcTTACCATCACCAACACCAAAGACACTCTTCCCTTAGATTCGGAAGCAGAGATGAGGTGCCTCTGCAAGAAACCTTTCCTATAAGTACCAAATCCAAGCCCACAGATGGGTCCAATGAAGAGGAGGATGAGGAGCTCCCCAGCCTTGCATTCTTCTTGAAACTGCCACATCAGCTGCTGCCATGGGGACTTGTCAAGAGTCCCCTCGCTCACTCAGGCCATCACACCTCTGGAATCAGGAGAGCACATGGAGAATCCCTGTCTGTATCGTCTCTGAAAAGAGGTCACAGTCAAACTCCTCATCCTGATGCCAAGTCTCCAAACACGGCTTTAGTTGAAGGTCCATCTTCTGCTGGAAGAAAATCCCACCTCATAGATGACTTTGGGGCTCCTGGCAGGCAAATGTTGGTGCTGGGTGCAAGCCAATCCTCTCAGTCTCGAAAAAGAAGGTGTGACCAACATCTGGATCCTAGAAAGAAGAAGCCCCGCTGTGGAGTATAG